A window of the Pseudoliparis swirei isolate HS2019 ecotype Mariana Trench chromosome 13, NWPU_hadal_v1, whole genome shotgun sequence genome harbors these coding sequences:
- the bsk146 gene encoding serine/threonine-protein kinase SBK1, with protein MSSSPLISRANMDILDELQLIAAQNLERLEVNKYYEVIRELGKGTYGKVDLVIHKIRGTKMALKFLKKKTTKLKSFLREYSISLYLSPCPFIINMFGIAFETDDYYVFAQEYALAGDLFDIIPPQVGLPEAVAKRCVHQVAIALDYLHCKKLVHRDIKPENILIFDRECRKVKLSDFGMTRRAGSPVKRVSGTIPYTAPELCDVSRHEGFYVDYSTDVWAFGVLLFCMLTGNFPWEKALPSDSFYQEFIRWQRRRMNTVPSQWRRFTEQALRMFRRLLSVEQDCRCSVKEVFGYFSHSWMLDAENNNNNGNGNGGGGGERVGGGGGGGVRGEVDGTISSSSSGEEDEELLVERMKQQTLSPLSPLSPLFPMSPVAVVRGGGAKGGMMEPAGGHHFVSVSTNSSVSSTNSYDRMPRENSSPGGRMLVATPIEICV; from the exons ATGAGTTCCTCTCCACTGATATCTCGAGCTAATATGGACATCCTGGACGAGCTGCAGCTGATCGCAGCCCAGAACCTGGAGAGGCTGGAGGTCAACAAGTACTATGAGGTGATCAGGGAGCTGGGCAAAGGCACCTACGGCAAGGTGGACCTGGTCATCCACAAAATCCGAG GTACAAAGATGGCACTGAAgtttctgaagaagaagacaaccaAGCTGAAGTCGTTCCTGCGAGAGTACAGCATCTCACTCTACCTTTCCCCCTGTCctttcatcatcaacatgtttgGCATTGCCTTCGAGACAGACGACTACTATGTGTTTGCACAGGAGTACGCTCTGGCAGGGGACCTCTTCGATATCATTCCTCCACAG GTCGGTCTTCCTGAGGCGGTGGCAAAGCGTTGTGTGCACCAAGTGGCCATCGCTCTGGACTACCTGCACTGTAAGAAGCTGGTCCACAGAGACATCAAGCCTGAAAACATCCTCATTTTTGACCGGGAGTGCCGCAAAGTCAAGCTGTCAGATTTCGGCATGACCCGTCGAGCTGGCTCACCTGTGAAAAGA GTGAGCGGCACCATCCCCTACACGGCCCCGGAGCTCTGCGACGTGTCCCGCCACGAGGGATTCTATGTGGACTACAGCACTGACGTCTGGGCCTTCGGGGTTCTTCTCTTCTGCATGCTGACTGGGAACTTCCCCTGGGAGAAGGCGCTGCCCTCCGATTCCTTCTACCAGGAGTTCATTCgctggcagaggaggaggatgaacacGGTGCCGTCCCAGTGGAGGCGCTTCACAGAGCAGGCCCTCCGCATGTTCCGCCGGCTCTTATCCGTGGAACAGGACTGCCGCTGCTCCGTCAAAGAGGTCTTTGGTTACTTCAGCCACTCCTGGATGCTGGACgcagagaacaacaacaacaacggcaaTGGCaacggaggaggtggtggagagagggttggcggtggaggaggaggaggggtgcggGGAGAGGTGGACGGCACTATCTCGTCATCTTCATCcggggaggaagacgaggagctcCTTGTGGAGAGGATGAAGCAGCAGACtttatctcctctctccccgcTGTCACCTCTCTTTCCAATGTCTCCGGTGGCCGTggtgagggggggcggggctaagggTGGAATGATGGAACCAGCGGGCGGCCACCATTTTGTGTCTGTCTCGACCAACAGCTCTGTGTCATCCACCAACAGTTATGATCGAATGCCGCGAGAGAACAGCTCACCGGGTGGCCGCATGCTGGTGGCCACGCccattgaaatctgtgtctga